The segment GCCAGTCGGCGAAGGTGCGTCAGGCGCTGGACCTCTCCATCGATCGCGAAGCTATCAACCAGGTCGTGTTCAACGGCGAATTCACGCCCGGCAATCAGTGGGTCAGCCCGACGCATCCCTATTACCAGAAGGCATTCCCGGTCCATGGCCGCGACATCGCGAAGGCCAAGGCGCTGCTGAAGGAAGCCGGCGTCGCTACGCCGGTGACCGTCGACTACATGATCCCCAAGGGCGCGGAAAACGAGGCCGTGGCCCAGGTCGTGCAGTCAATGGCTGCCGAAGCAGGTTTTGACATCAAGATCCGCGCCGTCGAATTCGCAACCACTTTCAAGCAAGCCCAGGCCGGCGAGTTCCAGATCTTCCAGATCAACTGGAGCGGCCGCATCGATCCCGACGGCAATTCCTACATCTTCATGCGCAGCAAGGCGCCGCAGAACGACGGCGTATACGCGAACCCCGACGCCGACAAGTTGATGGAAGATGGGCGTGCGACATCCAATGTCGACGAGCGCAAGGCGATCTACGCGAAGCTGACCAAAATCCTGCTCGACGATCTGCCGATCATCTACATCTATCACCGCACGCTGCTGATCGCCCACACGACCAAGCTCGAGGGCTACAAGCAGATGCCCGACGGGCTCGTGCGCGTCGTCGGATTGAAGTTCAAGTGATCGCAGCTCTGCCCGGGACGCGGGCCCAACCATGCTGAACTTCCTCGCCCGCCGCATCGCGCAGATCGTGCCGACACTGTTCTTCGTGTCGGTGCTGATCTTCTCGCTCCAGCAATTGCTGCCGGGCGATCCCGCGCTGGTGATGGCCGGCGAGGAACGGGATCCCGCAGCCATCGAGCAGATCCGTCATAAATACCGGCTCGATCAGCCGATCCCGGTCCAATACGTCTATTGGCTCAAGGGCGTTCTGACCGGTGATTTCGGTGAGTCGCTGCGTAACAAGATGCCGGTGCGCGAGCTGATCGCCCAGAAGCTGCCGGTGACGCTCCAGCTCGGCTCGATGGCGATCCTGATCGCTTTCCTCATCGGCATTCCCGCCGGCATCGTCTCCGCCGTGAAGAAAGGTACCGCCTGGGACTATGGCGCCAATCTGTTTGCGCTGTGGGGCATCTCGACCCCTAATTTCTGGCTCGGGATCCTGCTGATCTTCCTGTTCTCGATCGAGCTCGGCTGGCTGCCGGCCTCGGGCTATGTGCCGCTCACCGAGAACTGGCGCATGAGCCTCGCTGCCACCATCATGCCGGCCTTCGTGCTCGGCAACGCGATCTCCGCGATCCTGATGCGGCATACCCGCAGCGCCATGCTCCAGGTGCTGGAGAGCGATTATGTGCGCACCGCGCGCGCCAAGGGCCTGTCCGAGCGCTCGGTGATCCTCAAGCATGCCATGCGCAACGCGCTGACGCCCATCATCACGCTCGGCGCGCTCGAGCTCGGCACGCTCTTGTCCGGCGCCGTGTTGACCGAGCAGATCTTCTCCATTCCCGGCTTCGGCAAGCTGATCGTGGACGCCGTGTTCAACCGCGACTACGCCGTCGTGCAGGGCGTGGTGCTTGTGACGGCCACGGTCTACATCACGCTGAACCTGGTCGCCGACGTCGCCTATATCCTCGTCAATCCGCGGCTTCGGGGCTAGCGCCATGACCGACGCCGCACTGCCCGCGCCCTCCGCCACGCAAGCCTACGAGCTCGACAGCCCGGCGCGCCGCGCGCGACGGCGGCTGTTCAAGCGCAAGGCCGCCGTATTCGGCCTCGTCGCGATCACGATCTTCATTGGCCTGGCGCTGCTCGCCCCGCTGATCGTGCCCAATGATCCCATCGCGACAAGCTGGAGCCTGGTGCGCAAGCCGCCGACCGCGGCGCACTGGTTCGGTACCGACGAGCTCGGCCGCGATATCTTCAGCCGCGTCATCTATGGCGCACGCGCTTCGCTGCTCGCGGGTCTCATTTCGGTCGTGATCGCGCTCGGCATCGGCGTGCCGCTCGGTCTGATCGCGGGTTATCGCGGCGGATTTGTCGACGCGCTGATCAGCCGGATCACCGATGCGATGCTGGCCTGCCCGTTCCTGATCCTGGCAATCGCACTGGCCGCGTTTCTCGGCCCGAGCCTCGGCAACGCCATGATCGCGATCGGCATCTCGGCGACCCCGATCTTCATCCGTCTGACCCGCGGCCAGGTGCTGGTCGTCAAGGCCGAAGATTATGTCGAGGCGGCGCGTGCGCTCGGCAATCCCGGCTGGCGGATCGCGTTCTCGCACATCCTGCCGAACATCCTGCCCGCACTGCTGGTGCAGGCCACGCTCTCGATCGCGGCTGCGATCATCGCCGAGGCCGCGCTGTCGTTCCTTGGCCTCGGCCAGCAGCCGCCGGCGCCGTCCTGGGGCAGCATGCTCAACGCGGCGCAACGCTTCCTGACCCAGGCGCCCTGGATGGCGATCTGGCCAGGGCTCGCGATCTTCCTCGTGGTGCTGTCCCTGAACCTGCTCGGCGACGGCCTGCGCGACGCGCTAGATCCGCGCCAGCGCTAGATTACGGTTTCGCGCATCACGCGGCGGCAGTCCATCTCGTATTCGAGGTCGACCACCGGTGGCCTGGCAAAATGCCAGGTCAGGCCTGAGCGCAAGGCACCACGGCGGACCAGTTCGTCGACCAGCGCGTGGTGGAAATCATGCACGGAGTAGGCCTGCACGCCGGTGGTATCCTTCCAGCCGAAGCCGAAGGCGGCCATGCGGTTTTCCATCTGAGACGTCGTCGTGAAGC is part of the Bradyrhizobium commune genome and harbors:
- a CDS encoding ABC transporter permease translates to MTDAALPAPSATQAYELDSPARRARRRLFKRKAAVFGLVAITIFIGLALLAPLIVPNDPIATSWSLVRKPPTAAHWFGTDELGRDIFSRVIYGARASLLAGLISVVIALGIGVPLGLIAGYRGGFVDALISRITDAMLACPFLILAIALAAFLGPSLGNAMIAIGISATPIFIRLTRGQVLVVKAEDYVEAARALGNPGWRIAFSHILPNILPALLVQATLSIAAAIIAEAALSFLGLGQQPPAPSWGSMLNAAQRFLTQAPWMAIWPGLAIFLVVLSLNLLGDGLRDALDPRQR
- a CDS encoding ABC transporter permease; amino-acid sequence: MLNFLARRIAQIVPTLFFVSVLIFSLQQLLPGDPALVMAGEERDPAAIEQIRHKYRLDQPIPVQYVYWLKGVLTGDFGESLRNKMPVRELIAQKLPVTLQLGSMAILIAFLIGIPAGIVSAVKKGTAWDYGANLFALWGISTPNFWLGILLIFLFSIELGWLPASGYVPLTENWRMSLAATIMPAFVLGNAISAILMRHTRSAMLQVLESDYVRTARAKGLSERSVILKHAMRNALTPIITLGALELGTLLSGAVLTEQIFSIPGFGKLIVDAVFNRDYAVVQGVVLVTATVYITLNLVADVAYILVNPRLRG